In the genome of Streptomyces sp. 846.5, the window GCTCGACCGCACCAACCGCACCTTCCTGGCGATGGCCTCGGTCGAGGGCGGCGTGGAGATCGAGGTCGTGGCCGTCGAGAACCCCGACGCGCTCGCCAAGATCGCCGTGGACGCCAACGAGGGCGTCACCGACGCCAAGGCTCGCGAGATCGTCGAGGCGGCCAAGTTCCCGGCCGACGTCGCCGACCAGATCGTCGAGGTGCTGAAGAGCCTGTGGAAGGTCTTCATCGCCGAGGACGCCCTGCTCGTCGAGGTCAACCCGCTGGTGCTGCTCAATTCTTCCGGCCCTGGCGTCGGCAAGATCGTCGCGCTTGACGGCAAGGTCTCCCTGGACGAGAACGCCGACTTCCGCCAGCCCGACCACGAGGCGCTGGTCGACCACGCCGCGGCCAACCCCCTCGAGGCCGCGGCCAAGGCCAAGAACCTCAACTACGTCAAGCTCGACGGCGAGGTCGGCATCATCGGCAACGGCGCGGGTCTCGTCATGAGCACCCTGGACGTCGTCGCCTACGCGGGTGAGAAGTACGGCAACGTCAAGCCCGCCAACTTCCTCGACATCGGCGGCGGCGCGTCCGCCCAGGTGATGGCGAACGGCCTGGGCATCATCCTGGGCGACCCGGACGTCAAGTCCGTGTTCGTCAACGTCTTCGGTGGCATCACCGCCTGTGACGAGGTCGCCAACGGCATCGTCCAGGCGCTGGAACTGCTCGCCGCCAGCGGCGAGGCGGTCACCAAGCCCCTGGTCGTCCGTCTGGACGGCAACAACGCGGAGCTGGGTCGCAAGATCCTGTCTGACGCCAACCACCCGCTGGTGCAGCGTGTGGACACCATGGACGACGCGGCCGACAAGGCCGCCGAGCTGGCTGCGAAGTAAGGGACGAGGACTCCACAACCATGGCTATCTTCCTCACCAAGGAAAGCAAGGTCATCGTCCAGGGGATGACCGGCGCCACCGGCATGAAGCACACCCGCCT includes:
- the sucC gene encoding ADP-forming succinate--CoA ligase subunit beta, which produces MDLFEYQARDIFAKHGVPVLGGAVIENAEEARAIAEGWGGRAVVKAQVKVGGRGKAGGVKLASDPADAVAKAEAILGMDIKGHTVHKVMLAQTADIKDEYYVSFLLDRTNRTFLAMASVEGGVEIEVVAVENPDALAKIAVDANEGVTDAKAREIVEAAKFPADVADQIVEVLKSLWKVFIAEDALLVEVNPLVLLNSSGPGVGKIVALDGKVSLDENADFRQPDHEALVDHAAANPLEAAAKAKNLNYVKLDGEVGIIGNGAGLVMSTLDVVAYAGEKYGNVKPANFLDIGGGASAQVMANGLGIILGDPDVKSVFVNVFGGITACDEVANGIVQALELLAASGEAVTKPLVVRLDGNNAELGRKILSDANHPLVQRVDTMDDAADKAAELAAK